A stretch of the Bradyrhizobium sp. CCBAU 53351 genome encodes the following:
- a CDS encoding aspartate aminotransferase family protein, translating to MTLHQIPNTIKTDSFWMPFTANRQFKKAPRLFSSAEGMHYTTVDGRQVIDGSAGLWCVNAGHGRKQIAAAVERQLMTLDFAPSFQMGHPLAFDFAERLAEIAPKGLDRIFFTNSGSESVDTALKIALAYHRANGQASRTRLIGRERGYHGVGFGGTSVGGMVANRRAFTTLLPGVDHIRHTHDLSRNAFAKDQPEYGAELADDLERLVGLHGAETIAAVIVEPVPGSTAVLPPPKGYLQRLREICDKHGILLIFDEVITGFGRLGTPFAAQFFGVTPDLMTTAKGITNGTIPCGAVFASRKVHDGMMVGPENQMELFHGYTYSAHPTACAAGIATLDIYKDEGLLTRGASIAEYWRDALHSLKGLPNVVDIRNCGLMGAVELAPREGVVGARGYDVMVDCFNTGLYLRMSGDSFAMSPPLIVEKSHIDQMVSILGDAIKKVA from the coding sequence GTGACCCTTCATCAGATTCCGAACACTATCAAGACCGACTCGTTCTGGATGCCGTTCACGGCCAACCGGCAGTTCAAGAAGGCGCCCCGCCTGTTCTCCTCGGCCGAGGGCATGCACTACACCACCGTCGACGGCCGCCAGGTGATCGACGGCTCGGCCGGCCTCTGGTGCGTCAATGCCGGCCACGGCCGCAAGCAGATCGCCGCCGCCGTCGAGCGCCAGCTGATGACGCTGGATTTCGCGCCCTCGTTCCAGATGGGCCACCCGCTGGCGTTCGACTTCGCCGAGCGGCTCGCCGAGATCGCGCCGAAGGGCCTCGATCGCATCTTCTTCACCAATTCCGGCTCCGAGTCGGTCGACACCGCGCTGAAGATCGCGCTGGCCTATCACCGTGCCAACGGCCAGGCGAGCCGCACCCGCCTGATCGGCCGCGAGCGCGGCTATCACGGCGTCGGCTTCGGCGGCACCTCGGTCGGCGGCATGGTCGCCAACCGCCGCGCCTTCACCACCCTGCTGCCGGGCGTCGACCACATCCGCCATACCCATGATCTCAGCCGCAACGCCTTCGCCAAGGATCAGCCGGAATATGGCGCCGAGCTCGCCGACGATCTCGAGCGTCTGGTCGGCCTGCACGGCGCCGAGACGATCGCCGCCGTCATCGTCGAGCCGGTGCCCGGCTCGACCGCGGTGCTGCCGCCGCCGAAGGGCTATCTGCAGCGCCTGCGCGAGATCTGCGACAAGCACGGCATCCTCCTGATCTTCGACGAGGTCATCACCGGCTTTGGCCGTCTCGGCACGCCGTTCGCCGCCCAGTTCTTCGGCGTCACGCCTGACCTGATGACGACGGCCAAGGGCATCACCAACGGCACCATTCCCTGCGGCGCGGTGTTTGCGAGCCGCAAGGTGCATGACGGCATGATGGTCGGCCCCGAGAACCAGATGGAGCTGTTCCACGGCTACACCTATTCGGCGCATCCGACCGCCTGCGCCGCGGGCATCGCGACGCTCGACATCTACAAGGACGAAGGCCTGCTGACGCGCGGTGCCTCGATCGCCGAATATTGGCGCGATGCGCTGCATTCGCTGAAAGGTCTGCCGAACGTCGTCGACATCCGCAATTGCGGCCTGATGGGCGCGGTCGAGCTGGCGCCGCGCGAGGGCGTTGTCGGCGCGCGCGGCTATGACGTGATGGTCGACTGCTTCAACACCGGCCTTTACCTGCGCATGAGCGGCGACTCCTTCGCGATGTCGCCTCCGCTCATCGTCGAGAAGAGCCACATCGACCAGATGGTCTCGATCCTCGGCGACGCCATCAAGAAGGTGGCCTGA
- a CDS encoding TetR/AcrR family transcriptional regulator: MDDHTDPIRKPRADAVRNRERVLEAAKLVFNAGGPEASLEAVAKRAGVGIGTLYRHFPTREDLFEAVYRREVEQLSELAEHLRTAKDPVDALRRWLRSGVEFVATKKGMVAALALAVQSGSELHAFSFDRLTKATGSLLDRAVSAGELRADIGPEDLLRAFFGMCYIHDQPGWQSTALRLLDVFVDGLRVQPAGKARTGLSKARTARPAKPAVKPKL, from the coding sequence ATGGACGACCACACCGACCCCATTCGAAAGCCCCGTGCCGACGCCGTGCGCAATCGCGAGCGCGTGTTAGAGGCGGCCAAGCTGGTGTTCAATGCCGGCGGCCCGGAGGCCAGCCTGGAAGCCGTGGCCAAACGCGCCGGCGTCGGCATCGGCACGCTCTATCGGCATTTTCCGACGCGCGAGGATCTGTTCGAGGCGGTGTATCGGCGCGAGGTCGAGCAGCTCAGCGAGCTCGCCGAACATTTACGAACCGCCAAGGACCCGGTCGACGCGCTTCGCCGCTGGCTGCGCTCAGGTGTCGAATTCGTCGCCACCAAAAAGGGGATGGTGGCAGCCCTGGCGCTTGCGGTGCAAAGCGGGTCCGAGCTGCACGCCTTCTCGTTCGATCGCCTGACCAAGGCGACCGGCTCGCTGCTCGACCGCGCAGTTTCGGCCGGCGAGTTGCGCGCCGACATCGGTCCGGAGGACCTGCTGCGCGCGTTCTTCGGCATGTGCTACATCCACGACCAGCCGGGCTGGCAGTCAACCGCACTGCGGCTCCTCGACGTGTTCGTCGACGGCTTGCGGGTGCAGCCGGCGGGCAAGGCCAGGACAGGGCTCAGCAAGGCGCGCACCGCCAGGCCCGCCAAACCCGCGGTGAAACCCAAGCTATAG
- a CDS encoding lysozyme inhibitor LprI family protein, whose product MFAPFRLALVTATVLLAPLTCHAMDDYLRAASSAPTAITLCGETNGNGTGIKPAICREKGYDKLVAAIDKSFDTALAKAPASIRPLLKRDEAWFKEMIAQAGETVQEVDEAELSDNFVATLRRRKEALDEIAGGFGHYGLSGKWGNAFGNLTISPDANGARRIAVDMSAYYGSDKHRQCKLRATVTKAGSWLSGTIPPPDAGPAKTASPASQEHAKPAKLPTIKLRRQGETLRVVMTDGDDTIGDRDECDDPSQITGTYFASGSGDMADKVETSFVAPTFDCTRPETATDEEICADPDLAENDQRLNRAWKALLPRLDDPTRRALMEDQRNWVRTQTEEFAEFLHPAWEKRTSEMHFTASARDHVGALQRERIALLEGFDDKRAGLAGIWLAYNAILEITVDKDGRLTAHGWKWEQGDWKAGCDYDMTGKMAGATFRADEQRKNPDTLERDHAMLIVNRLDDAFAKKRSGKDEDDEAKCKRRLDNSSTARLFPARPSADIDNFSGSIR is encoded by the coding sequence ATGTTCGCCCCCTTTCGCCTCGCGCTCGTCACTGCGACGGTCCTGCTCGCTCCCCTCACCTGCCACGCCATGGACGATTACCTCCGCGCCGCCAGCAGCGCGCCGACCGCGATCACGCTATGCGGCGAGACCAACGGCAACGGTACCGGGATCAAGCCAGCCATTTGCAGGGAAAAGGGCTACGACAAGCTCGTCGCCGCGATCGACAAATCGTTCGACACGGCGCTCGCTAAAGCGCCCGCAAGCATCCGGCCGCTCCTCAAGCGCGACGAGGCCTGGTTCAAAGAGATGATCGCGCAGGCCGGCGAGACCGTGCAGGAGGTCGATGAGGCCGAGCTCAGCGACAACTTCGTCGCGACGCTGCGCCGGCGCAAGGAAGCGCTCGACGAGATCGCCGGCGGCTTCGGCCACTACGGGCTCTCCGGCAAATGGGGCAATGCATTCGGAAACCTCACCATCTCACCGGATGCGAACGGCGCGCGGCGCATTGCGGTCGACATGAGCGCCTATTACGGCAGTGACAAGCATCGCCAATGCAAGCTGAGAGCGACGGTGACCAAGGCCGGCAGCTGGCTGAGCGGGACGATCCCACCGCCGGATGCCGGCCCAGCGAAGACCGCATCACCAGCAAGCCAGGAGCATGCCAAACCGGCAAAACTCCCGACGATCAAGCTCCGTCGCCAGGGCGAAACCCTGCGTGTCGTCATGACCGATGGCGACGATACGATCGGGGATCGTGACGAATGCGATGATCCCTCGCAGATCACCGGCACTTATTTCGCGAGCGGCAGCGGCGATATGGCCGACAAGGTCGAGACCTCCTTCGTCGCGCCGACCTTCGACTGTACGCGTCCGGAGACGGCGACGGACGAGGAAATCTGCGCCGACCCCGATCTCGCCGAGAACGATCAACGCTTGAACCGCGCCTGGAAGGCGCTGCTGCCGCGGCTCGACGATCCGACACGGCGCGCCTTGATGGAGGACCAGCGCAACTGGGTCCGCACGCAGACCGAGGAATTCGCCGAATTTCTCCATCCGGCCTGGGAGAAGCGGACCTCGGAGATGCACTTTACGGCCAGCGCGCGTGATCATGTCGGAGCCCTTCAGCGTGAGCGAATCGCGCTGCTGGAAGGTTTTGACGACAAGCGCGCAGGCCTCGCCGGCATCTGGCTTGCCTACAACGCGATACTCGAGATCACCGTCGACAAGGACGGCCGGCTGACCGCGCATGGCTGGAAATGGGAGCAGGGCGACTGGAAGGCCGGCTGCGACTACGACATGACCGGCAAGATGGCCGGCGCCACGTTCCGCGCCGACGAACAGCGCAAGAATCCTGACACGCTGGAGCGCGACCACGCCATGCTGATCGTCAACCGCCTCGACGATGCTTTTGCGAAGAAGCGCAGCGGCAAGGATGAGGACGACGAGGCGAAGTGCAAGCGACGGCTCGACAACTCCTCGACTGCACGGCTGTTTCCGGCGCGGCCCTCAGCCGACATCGACAACTTCTCCGGCTCGATCCGCTGA
- a CDS encoding DUF4864 domain-containing protein, which produces MRIAALLVAISLVFGSTATLADDVAAAQGVIRAQEQALARDDAAAAYSHAAPAIKEIFSAPDVFMSMVRSGYAPIYRHKSFEFGESKIEGGWIAQRVHIIDANGEAWIALYTLEQQPDGSYKITGCSLLKAGQAV; this is translated from the coding sequence ATGCGCATTGCCGCCTTGCTCGTCGCCATCAGCCTTGTCTTCGGCTCTACCGCAACCCTCGCCGACGATGTCGCCGCTGCACAGGGCGTCATCCGTGCCCAGGAGCAGGCTCTTGCGCGAGACGATGCGGCCGCGGCCTATTCCCATGCCGCACCGGCGATCAAGGAGATTTTCTCCGCGCCCGACGTCTTCATGTCGATGGTGCGAAGCGGCTACGCGCCGATCTACCGGCACAAGAGCTTCGAGTTCGGCGAGAGCAAGATCGAAGGCGGCTGGATCGCGCAGCGCGTTCATATCATCGACGCCAATGGCGAAGCCTGGATCGCGCTGTACACGCTCGAGCAACAGCCGGACGGCAGCTACAAGATCACCGGCTGTTCGCTGCTGAAGGCGGGACAGGCGGTCTAG
- a CDS encoding MFS transporter, with translation MVRPVHAPNHSGQTPASFTPDSRQAWVRLVLALVIGSIGAVGMWAVVVVIPVVQAEFGATRGAVSLAFTLMMFGFGLGGVIAGKITDRFGIVLAMAISIAFLGIANVLAGLSTQLWQFVAAYFLIGLGTSATFAPLMAEASHWFERYRGLAVTIVASGNYVAGTMWPPIVSWGTETIGWRYTHIGIGIVCASTMALLVLVLRAQMGDDHVRDHANAPPPRVDLKLSTNTLTVLLSIASISCCVAMAMPQVHIVAYCGDLGYGVARGAEMLSLMMACGIISRIGSGYLADKIGGIRTLLVGSLAQGFALVFYLFFDSLTSLYLISAMFGLFQGGIVPSYAIIVREAMPASEAATRVGIVIFASVFGMSFGGWVSGVIFDATGSYAAAFTNGVAWNALNIAIVVLLLIRSRMGSVRTGPGFAT, from the coding sequence ATGGTCCGCCCCGTGCACGCACCAAATCATTCAGGACAAACACCTGCGTCCTTCACCCCTGACTCGCGTCAGGCCTGGGTGCGTCTCGTCCTTGCGCTTGTGATCGGCTCGATCGGTGCCGTCGGCATGTGGGCGGTCGTGGTCGTGATTCCCGTGGTGCAGGCCGAATTCGGTGCCACGCGCGGCGCGGTGTCGCTGGCCTTCACCCTGATGATGTTCGGCTTCGGGCTCGGCGGCGTGATCGCCGGCAAGATCACCGATAGGTTCGGCATCGTGCTCGCGATGGCGATCAGCATCGCCTTTCTCGGCATCGCCAATGTGCTCGCAGGCTTGTCGACCCAGCTTTGGCAGTTCGTCGCCGCCTATTTCCTGATCGGCCTCGGCACCTCCGCGACCTTCGCGCCGCTGATGGCGGAAGCTTCGCACTGGTTCGAGCGCTATCGCGGCCTTGCCGTGACCATCGTCGCCAGCGGCAATTATGTCGCCGGGACGATGTGGCCGCCGATCGTGAGCTGGGGGACGGAAACGATCGGCTGGCGTTACACCCATATCGGCATCGGCATCGTCTGCGCCAGCACGATGGCGCTCCTGGTCCTCGTGCTGCGCGCGCAGATGGGCGACGACCATGTCCGCGATCACGCCAATGCGCCGCCGCCCCGCGTCGATCTCAAGCTTTCGACCAACACGCTGACGGTGCTGCTCTCGATCGCCAGCATCTCCTGCTGCGTCGCCATGGCGATGCCACAGGTGCATATCGTCGCCTATTGCGGCGATCTCGGCTACGGCGTGGCGCGCGGCGCCGAGATGCTGTCCTTGATGATGGCTTGCGGCATCATCAGCCGGATCGGCTCCGGCTATCTCGCCGACAAGATCGGCGGCATCCGCACGCTGCTGGTCGGATCGCTGGCGCAGGGCTTCGCGCTGGTGTTCTATCTGTTCTTCGACAGTCTCACCTCGCTCTATCTCATCTCCGCGATGTTCGGCCTGTTCCAGGGCGGCATCGTGCCGAGCTATGCCATCATCGTGCGCGAGGCGATGCCGGCGAGCGAGGCGGCGACGCGCGTCGGCATCGTGATCTTCGCCTCCGTGTTCGGCATGTCCTTCGGCGGCTGGGTGTCGGGCGTGATCTTCGATGCCACCGGCTCGTATGCCGCGGCGTTCACCAACGGCGTGGCCTGGAACGCGCTGAACATCGCCATCGTCGTGCTGCTCTTGATCCGCTCACGGATGGGCTCGGTCAGAACCGGCCCGGGTTTCGCGACCTAG
- a CDS encoding (2Fe-2S)-binding protein, which translates to MNHSISLTVNGARRDFVLDDPRVTLLDLLRERLHLTGTKKGCDRGQCGACTILVDGKRINSCLALAISHDGADILTIEGLARGDQLHPVQAAFIAHDGFQCGFCTPGQIMSAIGMMQEAQAGNDPERIRECMSGNLCRCGAYAGIVDAVLDAQGRMDETNQRRSA; encoded by the coding sequence ATGAACCACTCCATCAGCCTCACCGTGAACGGTGCGCGGCGCGATTTCGTCCTCGACGATCCGCGCGTCACGCTGCTCGATCTCCTGCGTGAGCGCCTCCATCTCACCGGAACCAAGAAGGGATGCGACCGCGGCCAGTGCGGCGCCTGCACCATTCTGGTCGACGGCAAGCGCATCAACTCCTGCCTCGCGCTCGCCATCAGCCATGACGGCGCCGACATCCTCACCATCGAAGGCCTCGCACGGGGCGACCAGCTGCACCCGGTGCAGGCCGCCTTCATTGCCCATGACGGCTTTCAATGCGGCTTCTGCACGCCCGGCCAGATCATGAGCGCGATCGGCATGATGCAGGAAGCGCAGGCCGGCAACGACCCCGAGCGCATCCGCGAATGCATGAGCGGCAACCTTTGCCGCTGCGGCGCCTATGCGGGCATCGTCGATGCCGTGCTCGACGCGCAAGGACGTATGGACGAAACCAACCAGAGGCGTTCGGCATGA
- a CDS encoding xanthine dehydrogenase family protein molybdopterin-binding subunit → MPELNLTSTPAHLRHGSNVGQPLTRRDGVLKVTGQATYAADNHPPGMLYAVIAVSSIARGRVTFLDVAAAKRHPCVVDVMTPDHKPQLAIDPEIKTNPFVFRMEALQSNEVRYANQPIAVVIAETLEAATEGAVLLAPRYETLPPLVGLDAGKSFVPPVVGVGNPTENHRGDVEAGLASAEKQIDATYETPPQYHNAMEPHGIVVQWDGDRLSVDMPTQGLMLSLARIAELFGIAHDKIHIRSPFLGGGFGSKGLMGGPPVLGIMAAKLVGRPIKLVLRREQMYGPVGHRAPTRQRLRLGADGEGRLTALDHHARTVSSTFDDFYEPAADASHTLYAAPAIRTSHDAVRVNTGTPLFMRAPGEATGSIALESAIDEMAWACGMDPLAFRLKNYAEVEPISGKPFSSKALLACYEQGAARFGWAKRSLQPRQMRDDAGLLVGWGMGTATFPALMFQAEARAAIRRDGSGVMEIGAHDMGQGAWTALAQIAADELGLDIDRVEFKAGTSDLPDAGIAGGSAHTATAGAAIHSAGAAVIAKLADLATGDERSPLFGAGNAGVIARDGRLIRRDDERRGESYAEILARAGVTEVEARGTGAPNPAAMEEYAMHAHGAVFAEVKVDPELGQVRVSRMVGAFAAGRIVNPRMVQSQLFGGMIWGLSFALHEEAITDRRTGRIMNANLGEYHVPVNADVPPLDVITVEEHDPHVNALGIKGVGEIGITGSAGAVANAVWHATGVRVRKFPIRIEELLTSS, encoded by the coding sequence ATGCCTGAGCTCAATCTCACCAGCACCCCCGCGCATCTGCGGCACGGCTCGAACGTCGGCCAGCCGCTGACCCGCCGTGACGGCGTCCTCAAGGTCACGGGACAGGCGACCTATGCCGCCGACAATCACCCGCCCGGCATGCTGTACGCGGTGATCGCCGTCTCCAGCATCGCGCGCGGCCGCGTGACCTTCCTCGATGTCGCCGCCGCCAAGCGGCATCCCTGCGTCGTCGACGTCATGACGCCGGACCACAAGCCACAGCTCGCGATCGATCCGGAGATCAAGACCAACCCGTTCGTGTTCCGGATGGAAGCGTTGCAGAGCAACGAAGTCCGCTACGCCAACCAGCCCATCGCGGTCGTCATCGCGGAAACGCTGGAAGCGGCGACGGAAGGCGCGGTGCTGCTGGCGCCGCGCTACGAGACGTTGCCGCCGCTGGTCGGGCTCGACGCCGGCAAGAGTTTCGTGCCGCCCGTCGTCGGCGTCGGCAACCCCACCGAGAACCACCGCGGCGATGTCGAGGCGGGCCTTGCCTCGGCGGAGAAACAGATCGATGCGACTTACGAGACGCCGCCGCAATATCATAACGCGATGGAGCCGCATGGGATCGTGGTTCAATGGGACGGCGACAGGCTCTCCGTGGACATGCCGACCCAGGGCCTGATGCTGTCGCTCGCGCGTATTGCCGAACTGTTCGGCATCGCGCACGACAAGATCCACATTCGCAGTCCTTTCCTCGGCGGCGGCTTCGGCTCGAAGGGGTTGATGGGCGGTCCGCCGGTGCTCGGCATCATGGCGGCCAAGCTGGTCGGCAGGCCCATCAAGCTGGTGCTGCGCCGCGAGCAGATGTACGGCCCGGTCGGCCATCGCGCGCCGACGCGCCAACGCCTGCGCCTCGGCGCCGACGGCGAGGGGCGCCTGACCGCGCTCGATCACCATGCGCGGACGGTGTCGAGCACGTTCGACGATTTCTACGAGCCCGCGGCCGATGCCTCGCACACGCTCTATGCGGCGCCGGCCATCCGCACCTCGCATGACGCCGTGCGCGTCAACACGGGAACGCCGCTGTTCATGCGCGCGCCCGGCGAGGCGACAGGCTCGATCGCGCTGGAGAGTGCGATCGACGAAATGGCCTGGGCCTGCGGCATGGATCCGCTCGCCTTCCGCCTGAAGAACTACGCCGAGGTCGAGCCGATCAGCGGCAAGCCGTTCTCGTCGAAGGCGTTGCTTGCATGCTACGAGCAGGGCGCGGCGCGCTTCGGCTGGGCCAAGCGGTCGCTGCAGCCGCGGCAGATGCGCGACGATGCCGGGCTTCTGGTCGGTTGGGGCATGGGCACCGCGACCTTCCCGGCGCTGATGTTTCAGGCGGAAGCCCGCGCGGCGATCCGGCGCGACGGCTCAGGCGTGATGGAGATCGGCGCGCACGACATGGGGCAGGGCGCCTGGACCGCGCTGGCGCAGATCGCAGCCGACGAACTCGGGCTCGATATCGATCGCGTCGAGTTCAAGGCGGGGACGTCCGATCTGCCCGATGCCGGCATCGCCGGCGGCTCGGCGCACACGGCAACGGCGGGCGCGGCAATCCACAGTGCGGGCGCGGCCGTGATCGCCAAGCTCGCCGATCTCGCCACCGGCGATGAGCGCTCGCCGCTGTTCGGGGCCGGCAATGCCGGCGTGATCGCGCGCGACGGCCGGTTGATCCGGCGTGATGACGAGCGTCGCGGCGAGAGCTACGCCGAGATCCTCGCGCGTGCCGGCGTCACCGAGGTCGAGGCGCGGGGCACCGGCGCACCGAACCCGGCGGCGATGGAGGAGTACGCGATGCATGCCCACGGCGCGGTATTCGCGGAGGTGAAGGTCGATCCCGAGCTCGGTCAGGTCCGCGTCAGCCGCATGGTCGGCGCCTTCGCTGCCGGGCGGATCGTCAATCCGAGGATGGTGCAGAGCCAGCTGTTCGGCGGCATGATCTGGGGCCTGTCCTTCGCGCTGCACGAAGAGGCAATTACTGATCGCCGGACCGGCCGCATCATGAACGCCAATCTCGGCGAGTACCACGTCCCCGTGAATGCCGACGTTCCGCCGCTCGACGTCATCACGGTCGAGGAGCACGATCCGCATGTGAATGCGCTCGGCATCAAGGGCGTCGGCGAGATCGGCATCACCGGCAGCGCCGGCGCCGTCGCCAATGCCGTCTGGCATGCGACCGGCGTACGGGTTCGCAAATTCCCGATCCGGATCGAGGAATTGCTGACGTCGTCTTGA
- a CDS encoding cupin domain-containing protein — protein sequence MSVDIGGRLRFIRARHKLSQRELAKRAGVTNSTISLIESNQMNPSVGALKRILDGIPMGLAEFFALEPESRRKIFYRAEELTEVGKKPISYRQVGDNLFGRSLQILKERYEPGSDTGRVHLVHDGEEGGIVISGKLEVTVEDERRILNPGDAYYFESRRPHRFRCVGGKPCEVISACTPPTF from the coding sequence ATGAGCGTCGACATCGGTGGACGGCTGCGATTCATCCGGGCGCGCCACAAGCTGTCGCAGCGCGAGCTGGCCAAGCGCGCCGGGGTCACCAATTCGACGATCTCGCTGATCGAGTCCAACCAGATGAACCCGTCGGTGGGCGCCCTCAAGCGCATCCTCGACGGCATCCCGATGGGACTCGCCGAATTCTTCGCGCTTGAACCGGAGTCACGACGCAAGATCTTCTATCGCGCCGAGGAACTGACCGAGGTCGGCAAGAAGCCGATCTCCTATCGACAGGTCGGCGACAATCTGTTCGGCCGCAGCCTGCAGATCCTGAAGGAGCGCTATGAGCCCGGCAGCGACACCGGTCGCGTCCACCTCGTCCATGACGGTGAGGAAGGCGGTATCGTGATCTCGGGCAAGCTCGAAGTCACCGTCGAGGACGAGCGCCGCATCCTCAACCCCGGCGATGCCTATTATTTCGAGAGCCGCCGCCCGCACCGCTTCCGCTGCGTCGGCGGCAAGCCCTGCGAGGTGATCTCGGCCTGCACGCCACCGACGTTCTGA
- a CDS encoding xanthine dehydrogenase family protein subunit M: MKPFDYVRPATVAEAVAAASQPGAVYLAAGTNLLDLMKGNISRPDRLVDVTHLDGLDAIETLADGSLRIGALVSNADLAHDPAFAKTYPAVAEALLSGASAQLRNAATVGGNLLQRTRCAYFYDTASRCNKREAGSGCDAREGENRGHAVLGWSESCIATHPSDFCVPLVALEAVVEIEGKGGRREIALEELHRLPGDAPARESVLEPGDLIVAVRLPPAARGFATHARYLKVRERTSYAFAVVSAAAALRIENGKIAETRLALGGVAAKPWRARAAEDVLKGVAPTADAFQEAAWRALTDAKPSGDNAFKIELARRIVVRALRLAAAGTPARLPALPASPFASTSGAIHA; this comes from the coding sequence ATGAAACCGTTCGATTATGTCAGGCCCGCCACGGTTGCTGAGGCCGTCGCCGCCGCGTCCCAGCCGGGCGCGGTCTATCTCGCCGCCGGCACCAATCTGCTCGATCTGATGAAGGGCAATATCAGCCGGCCGGATCGCCTCGTCGACGTCACCCATCTCGACGGGCTCGATGCCATCGAGACTCTCGCCGACGGTAGCTTGCGCATCGGCGCGCTGGTGAGCAATGCCGATCTCGCGCATGACCCGGCCTTTGCAAAGACTTATCCCGCCGTCGCCGAGGCGCTGCTCTCCGGTGCGTCCGCGCAATTGCGCAATGCCGCGACGGTCGGCGGCAATCTGCTGCAGCGGACGCGCTGTGCATATTTCTACGACACCGCCAGCCGCTGCAACAAGCGCGAGGCCGGCAGCGGTTGCGACGCCCGCGAGGGCGAGAACCGCGGCCACGCCGTGCTCGGCTGGAGCGAGAGCTGCATCGCCACGCACCCCTCGGATTTCTGCGTGCCGCTCGTCGCGCTCGAGGCCGTCGTCGAGATCGAGGGCAAAGGCGGCCGGCGTGAGATCGCCCTCGAGGAGCTGCATCGTTTGCCCGGCGACGCGCCCGCGCGCGAATCCGTGCTCGAGCCCGGCGACCTCATCGTCGCGGTGCGTCTGCCGCCGGCAGCGCGCGGCTTTGCGACGCATGCGCGCTACCTCAAGGTCCGCGAACGCACCTCCTACGCTTTCGCCGTGGTGTCCGCCGCCGCTGCATTGCGGATCGAGAACGGCAAGATCGCGGAGACGCGGCTTGCGCTCGGCGGCGTTGCCGCAAAGCCCTGGCGCGCCCGCGCGGCGGAAGATGTACTCAAGGGCGTCGCGCCGACGGCGGATGCCTTTCAGGAAGCTGCCTGGCGCGCGCTCACCGATGCAAAACCGTCCGGCGACAACGCCTTCAAGATCGAGCTCGCGCGCCGCATCGTCGTGCGCGCGCTGCGACTTGCCGCCGCGGGCACGCCCGCGCGCCTGCCGGCGCTGCCGGCCTCTCCCTTTGCCTCGACCTCCGGAGCCATCCATGCCTGA